From a single Ailuropoda melanoleuca isolate Jingjing chromosome 12, ASM200744v2, whole genome shotgun sequence genomic region:
- the BLVRB gene encoding flavin reductase (NADPH) codes for MAVKKIAIFGATGRTGLTTLAQAVQAGYEVTVLVRDASRLPPEGPQPAHVVVGDVLQAADVDKTVAGQDAIIVLLGTRNDLSPTTVMSEGARNIVAAMKAHGVDKVVACTSAFLLWDPTKVPPRLQDVTDDHIRMHKVLQESGLKYVAVMPPHIGDQPLTGAYTVTLDGRGPSRVISKHDLGHFMLSCLTTDKYDGHNTYPSHQYE; via the exons ATGGCCGTCAAGAAGATTGCCATCTTCGGCGCCACGGGCAGGACCGGGCTCACCACCCTGGCGCAGGCGGTGCAAGCAG GTTATGAGGTGACAGTGCTGGTGCGAGACGCCTCCAGGCTGCCCCCAGAGGGGCCCCAGCCGGCCCACGTGGTGGTGGGTGACGTTCTGCAGGCGGCCGATGTAGACAAGACCGTAGCTGGGCAGGATGCCATCATCGTGCTGCTGGGCACCCGCAATGACCTCA GTCCTACCACAGTTATGTCCGAGGGCGCCCGGAACATTGTGGCGGCCATGAAGGCCCATGGCGTGGACAAGGTCGTGGCCTGCACCTCGG CCTTCCTTCTGTGGGACCCGACCAAGGTGCCTCCACGACTGCAGGATGTGACCGATGACCACATCCGGATGCACAAGGTGCTGCAGGAATCGGGCTTGAAGTACGTGGCCGTGATGCCACCACACATAG GAGACCAGCCGCTGACGGGGGCCTACACGGTGACCCTGGATGGACGAGGGCCCTCCAGGGTCATCTCCAAACATGACCTGGGCCACTTCATGCTGAGCTGCCTCACCACCGATAAGTACGACGGGCACAACACCTACCCCTCCCACCAGTACGAATAG
- the SERTAD3 gene encoding SERTA domain-containing protein 3: MVGGLKRKHSDLEEEEEDEKWDWGPAGLRSYQQALLRISLDKVQRSLGPRAPSLRRHVLIHNTLQQLQAALCLAPAPALPPEPLFLGEEDFSLSATIGSILRELETSMDETEPPQNPVAPPGPQNEVLPQPDPVFLEALSSRYLGDSGLDDFFLDIDTSAVEKEPALAPPEPPHNLFCAPGSWEWNELDHIMEIILGS; the protein is encoded by the coding sequence ATGGTAGGAGGCTTGAAGAGGAAACACTCAGatttggaggaggaagaggaggatgagaaGTGGGACTGGGGTCCAGCAGGCCTGCGGAGCTACCAGCAAGCCCTGCTTCGAATCTCCTTAGACAAAGTCCAGCGAAGCCTGGGCCCCCGCGCACCCAGCCTACGCAGGCATGTCCTCATCCACAACACCCTCCAGCAGCTCCAGGCCGCCCTTTGCCTGGCTCCagcacctgccctgccccctgagCCCCTCTTCCTGGGCGAGGAGGATTTCTCCCTGTCGGCCACCATCGGCTCTATTCTCAGGGAACTGGAGACATCCATGGACGAGACAGAGCCCCCTCAGAATCCAGTGGCTCCTCCAGGCCCCCAGAACGAAGTGCTGCCCCAGCCCGATCCAGTCTTCTTAGAAGCTCTGAGCTCCCGGTACCTGGGGGACTCCGGTCTGGATGACTTCTTTCTGGACATTGACACATCTGCAGTAGAGAAGGAACCTGCGCTGGCCCCACCGGAGCCACCTCACAACCTCTTCTgtgccccagggtcctgggagtggaATGAACTAGATCACATTATGGAAATCATTCTGGGATCCTAA
- the SERTAD1 gene encoding SERTA domain-containing protein 1 — protein sequence MMLSKGLKRKREEERETETLAGDAWWLDPSLPAAAQAPPATASSSLFDLSVLKLHHSLRQGEPDLRHLVLVVNTLRRIQASMAPAPTLPPVPSPPAAPCVADSLLASSDAALSASMASLLEDLSHIEGLSQAPQPLVDEGPPGRPVGGSPPSLGALDLLGPATGCLLDDELEGLFEDIDTSMYDSELWAPASEGLKPGPEDGPGKEEALELDEAELDYLLDVLVGTQALERPPGPGR from the coding sequence atGATGCTGAGCAAAGGTCTGAAGCGCAAGCGGGAGGAGGAGCGGGAGACGGAAACCCTGGCAGGGGACGCCTGGTGGCTGGATCCCAGCCTCCCAGCAGCGGCACAGGCCCCCCCAGCCACGGCGTCCAGTTCCCTCTTTGACCTTTCGGTGCTCAAGCTCCACCACAGCCTGCGGCAGGGTGAGCCGGACCTGCGGCACCTGGTTCTGGTAGTGAACACGCTGCGGCGTATCCAGGCGTCCATGGCACCTGCCCCGACCCTGCCACCTGTGCCCAGCCCCCCTGCGGCCCCTTGTGTGGCTGACAGCCTGCTGGCCAGCTCTGACGCCgccctctctgcctccatggCCAGCCTTCTGGAGGACCTCAGCCATATTGAGGGCCTGAGCCAGGCCCCCCAGCCCTTGGTGGACGAGGGGCCCCCAGGCCGCCCCGTCGGTGGATCCCCACCCAGCCTGGGGGCCTTGGACCTGCTGGGCCCAGCCACTGGCTGTCTGCTGGACGATGAGCTGGAGGGCCTGTTTGAGGACATCGACACCTCTATGTATGACAGTGAACTTTGGGCACCAGCCTCCGAGGGCCTCAAACCTGGCCCCGAGGACGGGCCTGGCAAGGAGGAAGCTCTGGAGTTGGATGAGGCCGAGCTGGACTACCTTCTGGACGTGTTAGTGGGCACACAGGCACTGGAGCGGCCGCCGGGTCCGGGGCGCTGA